The Bdellovibrionales bacterium CG10_big_fil_rev_8_21_14_0_10_45_34 sequence ATACTCCACCAATAAGAATGAGGAGTATTTCGTTTTTTGTGAACACAGCAAGGGCACCTAAAAAGCCACCCAAACTGAGGCTTCCTACGTCCCCCATAAAAAGCTGAGCAGGGTAACTGTTGAACCACAAAAATCCAAAACCCGCTCCAACGAAAGCAGCAGCAAATGGCGTAAGCTCGCCGACACCAAACACGTAAGTGATCTGTAAATAATCCGCAAGCCCTTTGTGACCGGCTAAGTAAGCAAATAAGCCATAAGTCAAAGCTGCAACAGTAAAGGGGACAATCGCTAGTCCGTCTAATCCGTCTGTTAAGTTGAGCGCATTGGCACAACCTACGATAACGAAGCTTCCAAACAGTACGTAGTACCAACCCAGATCTGGTACAAAGTTTTTAAAGAAAGGAACCTGAAGCGTCGTCGAAAAATCAAAGTAGCGAACGAGAATGCCCAAAACAATAAAGCAGAGAACAAACTCCAGAAGCAATCGCAACTTGCCCGAAAGCCCCTTAACATTCTTTTTCTTAACCTTTAGCCAATCATCAAAAAAACCAATCAGCCCAAAACCCGCGACGATGCAAACAGTTCCAAAAACCAAAGGGTCCGAAAGATCTATCCAAAATAAAAGACTCACGAGAACACTCGCCAAAATGAGAATTCCGCCCATTGTTGGAGTGCCTTTTTTCTGAAGGTGAGACTGAGGGCCATCCTCGCGAATCTCTTGGCCCATTTGGTAGTGTTTCATTCTTGAAATAAACGGTCTACCTATTGCCCACGCAAAACTAAATGAAGTAATAAATGAGAGAAAACTGCGAAATGTTATGTAACGGAAAAGATTGAGCGCGCTAATCTCTCCACTCAGAGAGTAAAGCCAGTGGAATATCATCTAAGAATCTTCTTTTCTACTTTTTGTCTTCTGGTTTATTTTCTGTTTGCAAAGTCGCAGTTATAAAAAAATCTGCTTAATAAATCAAGCAAAAATTACATAACTCCTTAGAAACTTTGAGCTTTTTTGCTCTGAGCTTCCAACGGCGATTCGGCTTCGAATCACCTCTCGCTAAAATTAAGGGGCCGATACTTCGTAGCGGACATTTAATCGATTTTTCCTTAAGAAGCTTGCTGCGCCCATTACCCGATTCGATACCGGCAACTTCCGTAAAAGAGGTTTACAAAAGTCATACATTGTATTAGTATTACATAGTAGGAGTTTCAATGCGCCGGCTGTTCGTTCAATCGACTGGATTTTATAGAATCCTCAATCATCGGCCTGATGGGGAGGAGATTTTACGTAGGATTGAGTGGGAGATATTGAACAATCCGGAAGTTGGAGACTTAGTCCAGAGTACCGGCGGCGTTCGAAAGATGCGAATTGCTGACCACAGCAGAGGAAAGGGCAAACGCGGAGGGATGAGGGTGCTCTATTTGGACCTACCGGATAGGAATCACACTCATTTGATTTGGATTTACAGCAAAGACGATGCCGACGATTTAAGCCCAAGTGGAAAGAAAATGATTAGATTACTTGTCGAAAAAATAAAAGGAGCATTCAAATGAAAAGGATGAAAGTAGAGGAGGCTCTTATAAAGGGTCTTGAAGAGGCACTAGAGTTTGAGGAAGGACGCAGAAAACTAAAAACTAATTTTCGAGAACTGCCATCAGCGGCGCCGAAGTTTTCCGCCACCCAAGTCC is a genomic window containing:
- a CDS encoding phospho-N-acetylmuramoyl-pentapeptide-transferase; protein product: MIFHWLYSLSGEISALNLFRYITFRSFLSFITSFSFAWAIGRPFISRMKHYQMGQEIREDGPQSHLQKKGTPTMGGILILASVLVSLLFWIDLSDPLVFGTVCIVAGFGLIGFFDDWLKVKKKNVKGLSGKLRLLLEFVLCFIVLGILVRYFDFSTTLQVPFFKNFVPDLGWYYVLFGSFVIVGCANALNLTDGLDGLAIVPFTVAALTYGLFAYLAGHKGLADYLQITYVFGVGELTPFAAAFVGAGFGFLWFNSYPAQLFMGDVGSLSLGGFLGALAVFTKNEILLILIGGVFVVEALSVIAQVASYKLTKKRIFRMAPIHHHFELRGVAEPKVIIRFWIVSVLLAVLSLTTLKLR